A segment of the Salminus brasiliensis chromosome 1, fSalBra1.hap2, whole genome shotgun sequence genome:
AAAAAAGCCATACATCTTTAAAAGTCATAATAACTCATTTATGTCTGACAGCTAAAATTTCCATAAAGAAAAATTCCACAGTACTTGTTCTGACTTGTCTGAAGTAATTAAAGTTAGTAAAGCTATAGCTTGAAAGAACATCTAACAGTACCTTTGTACCTTTGCACTAGTTCGAAAGGTTATAGCGTTTTGTTACACCATACAACTCTCATATCTTTAATTTAGTTAAAAATCAGTAGTCTCATGATGATAATTCTGTGCTCAAGCTCAGAGAACAAACGGATCAAACTGATGGACCAACAGACATTAATGAGTTAAGCTTTTTTCAAGCGTCTGGACGATGAAGCAGAAGGACCCTGTTTCTGGGTGCTCTCGTGTCAGTATTACCTTCTGTCGCTGTCCTTTTAATTTCAATAAAAGTTCACATCCTCTGTTTCCCATAAATCCAATTATCCAGTTTCTTTACCCTCTATGAGTTAAATGCTGCCCTGACTCTGATGGAAGACTGACCACTGGGCTCCCCTTTTACCCGCAATTTCATTATTCCTACCGTCCCCTGTTATGACTATATGAATTAAATAATGTTATAtgtatatcagcacacctgagcagaaatAAAGAGTCTTATATGGTGGTACAAAGACTTTCTATCAATAATTCTGAAGTAGTATTGACCAGATTAGGATGGGTCCTCTCAGGGCTTCTTCCTCCAGCCCTGAGGTCGTTTTTCattgccactgtcacctttggcttgatCACCAGGGGTGTTTATGTTCATGCTTTAATGATCTGTTTTTGATTTCTGTCCTATTACAGAATTCCTGTAAGGCTGCTTTGTGGCAACGACAGTTAATATGAATGTTAATGAATGTTAAAATGAGTGTTCTATAAGTACTGGTGGTATCCAAGACCAAAAAGGCATCTTGTCACACTGTCATGTAACCTATCATAATATGAAAACATATTATTATTCCTACTTTTTTCTTAATTACAATGGATGGAAAGTAGTTTAATGAGTAACAAACTGTCGTCCGCATGGCAGACCAGGCTTTGAGTCCCTAGCtcaccacaacacaccaaaaAGGTCCCTGTCCACCTGCAGAACACGATTCAACTGTAAATCACCCAGAGCTTCAGCCAAATGCTGTTTTTGTAAACATTGAATGAATCTTATGAAGCACAAGTCTGGTCTtagataatgtttttttttctttgtttttttacagaaacAGTAGAGGAGCAGAAAAAGATAAATCATTAAATAGTAACCTATTAAAACTAGTGTTAAAGATTACTACAGAATACTACATGTGTATTATAGAGTACTAGAAGACAGTCCTACAGGAGTGTAACATAGAGATTTTgatattatgaattatgaagtattattactattatctaaagatttttttttattactgtatcTAAAGATTTGCAAGGAAAGGTTGTTGGTTATATATTGGATGTAtcactatatttatttaacacaatAATTAGTACAAACCGTGATACTGTCTGATACTAATTACTGTGTGatactaattattaattaatatttccCATAGAAACCACCCGAGCAGAATGTAAACTACACTGTGACAACATTAAGACTAAAACATACAGCATTTTCTGATCAACCAGCAGCGTGTAGTGTCCCTGAGTGCAACAGGGGCTAGCAGTTGGCCTTTCCTGCCACACCCCCTCTTATAGGCTGATTTCTGTAGCGAATATAACAGACAACCCCTCACTGTTACGTACAGCAACTTTCAACGAGCTTTTACTCACCTTGGAGAAACGCCGGGGAAAGAAGCCCGTGTGCTCCATTACCTACAGCCTGAAAAAGTCCTCTCCGCCAGTGTGTCAGCACTGCTGCTGCCATACTGCTGCTGCCCACCGCGGAAATATCGCGAGACTTCATAGGTTGCCATGTATTGAGGAGGAATCCTGTCAGGTTGCCTGACATTAAAAAATCCCTCATAGTAACTAGAACATACCATACACATTGTAGTAGCCCTACTTAACACTCAGTGATGAACACAGTAAAATACCTTCTGATAAAACTTTATTAAAAGCTgctgacagtttttttttttaaatggataaatatttaacaaaaagaaatgcattcattatattCAGTCATGCAACATTTGGTATAGCCCTCtctcatatttatatattatatataaatgtaataaccAGTTAGTAATAAAATCATACATATTGTTGTcaaacaaaaaccttgcatctccacaatggcaactttaaaacagaagaaaacaaacattCTCAACTTTCAATTAAAGTCACTATAAAAAGCTTTTATTTCAAGACATTTTGAAGCATTCTATttatccattcatcatgaaaatgtgaaatgttCTAAAGCACACGTGTCagttttacattatgtcaaaaaataaaaaataatatacaagGTCTTTGTCTGACAGTGATGATTTATTGCAAGTATTAAAttcatattataataataagaaaaaactAATCTTGTTCTGATTTGCCCGCTCTGAGAACTACTGTCAGTTGTGAGAACTGTTGTCAGCTGGAAAATGTGCAAATGGCGAAAAATTcaccaaaaaacaacaatgatTCACGCAAAACACTGCTGCATGAGCTAAAACTGAGAGTTTTAGAACATAGATCCtatcaaaacaaaacagaaaagacTGAAGGCCTTTGGACGGTGTGGTTAAATATTCAGTACTGTTTTGTACTGCAGTAAATCCACTGACAAAAGAatacataaaaacaacaacaacaaaaaaaaacccaaaaaacagtgtCAGAGATTAACTAAATTCAAAGAACTATAGTAAATCCTCTTCACCATCCTTTTTTGTAGCTCCAGTAACTACCGCTATCcataaatacttttaaaattaaactatgtatataaaatgtatatgtcAGAAATAAGTCAGATATTTgacaaaatatatacattagCATTCAAAGGTTTggagttaataaaaaaaatagatttcaCAATAGATATTTTTTGGATGTTTCAACCAATGTCATAACAGCACTCTGAAAACAAGAAGCGGATGCTAAGCAATTATTACTTAATTTTTTAATAACttgttaaataattattatagtattatagtataACTTCATTTCATGGATGCAGATGACAGATAACTGATTAATGATATTGGTCAAGAACACATTTGCAAATactgataaataaatatttataaatatttatgaaatgTGGGACTATTTCCACCTTGACCAAAATCacatagaaatatatattttttttatatttatttccaCAGGGTTAAAAATGCATTTGCATGTCAAAAATATTTTAGAGCAGTAGTCCAGCATCACATTTTGCCCTTCTGGTTAAAAAATACACCCTGCAATATTCTAGTCAATTCTAAACATCACATAACAGTGCTGATATGACAGCAGCATCGTTGTACATGTCTACTTCACGATCCAGGTTATTTAGCTTCCTTTTTAATTTAGACAGCACTGTTcattatatgtttattattacactTCTAATGTACTTTTAATAACTCTGATTAACTGTTATGTTTGATATTTGAAAAGGTGCTAAAACGAGTTAGCACGTAGGATTAGCATATTTTATTAGCATTTTATACATTTGTCTGAATCTGATTTATATTACTGAAAATAGTGATTCCAAACCTTTGAAAGCTAGCATATATTACAGAGAATATTAAGAATATTGTGAGAATATTGtgtgctctcacacacaaacatcaaaACCGTCCTGTACCAACATCCTCTTTCCCCAAAACATTCATTATTTTCTTTAATGGCACTATCTGACCTAATCAACCAGCTAACAGGGGCTCTTATTCATCCCCCACAGCCACAAAACTGTATTTGAAGGGCCTTGTCAGTTTTCAATTTCtgtgaaagtatcaaaactgcGAAAGGCAAATTTGCAAGGTTTTCATATGATGAGATGTGTTATACTGCATTGCGATGCTTCGCCAGGAATCTTCTTTTATGGTCAGATCTCATTGTCTTCACTGGCCCTTCACTGTCTCATTAAAGTGTCTTTTCCCATCCAGGTAGAGCATGGACTCTACAGAGGTACAAAAGCAGACATAAAACACAATGTAAATCTCACTGTCCTTCATTATAATAAATGTTAACAGCCTGGTGGACTGTAAAAGAGAAAGCTCTCACCTCCGTAGCTCTGTGGCACAACAGCTGGAACAGCTTTCTCTACTCTGAAGGTGAAGTGAAAGACGTTGGTTGTGCTATGTTGTCGGGTAAGGGGGTCAAGCACCTCGGTGTGCACTCTAACCTGGACGTACTCCCCCTCCGTGTAACAcacctgacaaaaaaaaaacacaataccacaatgcactgtgtgtgtataacaaCAACGTTACAGTGGGGAGGCACCAGTCAGTGGCATAATCATGATCGTATGGGCACCAGTGCAAAACCAaataatgaaaatgatgctttcaataaataaaaatgacaatgtAATCTGCTTGTTTATTCACTATTGATATGTTGTCTTTGGATGATACTCTCAAGGTGCCACTGTAACGAGATAATCAATGTAATTCATTTTATCCATCAGTGGTTATGTTATATCACTGTTATGTCTGATCCATGTATTTTAGAGTTATGAAGACATCATGTTGCAGGTTGTGAAGGATCCATATGAAAATGACTACCATGGATGTGATGCATTATGAATAGGTAGATTGTATGAGGGGTTTTTAAGGTTTTAGGAGGCCCAGTTTTCATGGACCCCATGTACTTAGTTGGGTCTCTTCGCAGTGTTTTAGCATAGTGGAGTGGgcagatatataatataaatatataaataaaataaaataaactgcaATGTAGTACCTAAACAAACACATGTAAACAGGGCAAGCGGATGTGCCTATTGTTATAAGGTCCAGATTCAGTGTGTCAGTTGTGTGCGTCTATGTGTGATTGTGTATGATTGCATGAACAGCCTTCAAATGCAGCATGTGTGTCCTTGGCTGCCTTATCGTAGCATGTAAATGTCATATTAGATATAAATCAAGCAAAATAAGAATAGGTCAGCTGACTGCTAATCCTGGTGAGTTCATATTGATTTCAACAGACTTTACTGTTGCTATGTACATGTCAGCTTCTACCTGTGAAGACAGCAACAGCAGGGAGCCGATCTCCACTGGCCTCTGGAAAAGGATATCATCCACGGCTACTAGACTCGGTCTACAGCCACTGTGATGAATGCAGTAACacaaaaattacatttaattctCGTTAACAAGTTAAGAAGTATGAAAATGCCATATTTTAAAGAGCAGTCTCTTACGCAAATGCACAGGCGTTGGCCCAACCCAGCTCATACGCCTTCCTCATCAGGAAACCACCAAATATACGATTGAAGATGTTCCGTTCCTGTATTGTGAACACACATGCATTAACCTACATGTCAACAAAACCTTAAAAGAGTAGTTTGTGTGATGTACTTTTCTTTAAGTGTCAGCTGTCATTCATTATTATCAAACTGACTTTCATTTTATTCTCTTTATTCACCCAGAGATTTTCAGTAGATTTTTACCCCACCTGTGGATGGCATATCTCCAGACCCTTCATTTTAGCATCCTCCATCCACACAGAGTTAGGAGGAAGGATTCGACTCCGGAAGCTTACTGTTCTACATGGCAAAGAATAACATATGGCAAGCATCAACAACAGTATGGCTGAGTAATTAATTatgatacagtatatatatatatatatatatagaggaCAAACAAAAATATGAAATTAGCTATTGTGGCTTCattgtgtgtttattgtgtgcgtgtgttttgtATTGTGTTTTTGTACAAATTTTACTTTGTGTCGAGAGTGTTGAGGAACATGCTGTGGATGATTTTCCTCTCGTCAGCTGTGGGTGCCACCTTTAGCAAAGAGGCTGTGCTCAAGTCCACGCGTCTTTTCTTGTTAACTAACAGAAACATCATATTTGTTATCAATATATTTGGTTTCAGGGATTGAAACAAATTCTATGCATTTTCATACCTTCAATAATAAAAGTAACTTACAAAGCACAGTTATATCTGGTATTTTGATATCTATGACTAAGCACTATGGTAATACTGGGTCAGTTGTAGAAATACTCAACCCAGCCTTTTTAGCAGCAACAATAATGTCACCCtaaaaatcactgagatcacatctTCCCCCATTCTGATATTTTTGTGAACAttagctgaagctgctggcctgtatcattttattattattattattattattattattattttattcactgAACTGCTGCCACATAAATGGCTGACAACTGCAGTAGTTGAGTAGATGTGTTGTCATTGTCAAAACAGTCCTCAGAGACTGTGCCAGAAagtccacatttttgctctaCTGAAGACcagttgagaaccactgctctaaCCTATTCATCAGTGGTCAGATTGTGGATCACCGTCGACATCATATTTGACGTCTTTTTAGTCAAAATTACTTAATAATGCAACTAGGGGGGAAAGTACAGGATTTTCAGTGATTTTATTATCTTAAACAAATACTGTCAACAATAAGAACTTGAAACATGGCACAGTAACTACCAACGATAACCACAAGCTTATTTGGACAATAAACACTACCTCATtaacaaaaagcagaaaaagtaAAGCCCAAAAGAAACTGGACATCTCAAATATAACATAAATTATAAATTCAGCTCTTACGCTCTCCTTGCTGAAAAATCTTCTCCTCTTCTGGCCCCTCTAGCTGCAGAGGGTTTACAAATGCTGCCCTTAAATTGAAAACAGCATATTTCAGCATTCACCAACTAAGCAACATATGGAATTTATCTGTTAAAATGCTCTGACGTACCTTTTGTTCTCTGGATCTCGAGCCACCATCACAAATGTAGCATCCAACACAGGACTGTACGCCCCATCATGGAACTGTGACACAGACAGGATTAACATGAATGGTTAATGTTTGCTGACATTAAAGAGCAGCACCTTTTTAACCCTGGATGTATTATGTTGTTAATAATCAAAATGCAGAGAATAATATGAATCATTTGATAACAGTCATTCATATTTAGCTGGATACCACAGGGTTGTATTTTAGGGTCTGTCAATGTTAATGCTAATATAAGGGTAAAGAACTGAAGGGTGGGCCTatctacagggtttaaagagttaaCTGTCCTGCACGGTTAGCGTATTACAGACCTCTGTGATACAAGTACTGCTAATATCATGATAGTGATTAATCAACAACATTGTGCAGATTTGATACCTGAGTCATGTGCATCTTGGCTTCAATTGAGGACTTGCCCACCCATGTCACATGACCTGTGAACTTGATGTCACAGTCCGGGTAGATTATGTTCTTTCTCATGTCTAGGAATCAATATCAATATGAGTGAGCATACCAGAAATATACAagataataaaatgtttttcaacatttttacCAACACAAAATAATGTCAAATGGATCAAATGATTAATACCAATCTTGTCCACCAGGGCTGTGACGATAGACAGTGGAGATCTCGCTAGCTCTTTGTTCCATGTGTGGGAGTAACAGATGAGTACTATAGAAATAAGCATGATTAAACATGTGGCAGAAGCACATaagactgtaaataaatatgtgtGATCCTGTGATATTGTCCTTAATTAAAGATTATTACCTGCTAAACTATCAAGGTCTTCCAAAATTCGACCAAACCTATCAggaaaaaacaaatgtataagcaatatataatatattagtgtatatttatatataagcaatatatatttatacataatgTAATTgggtttttttaaatatcatcaAGGTACACATgaggtataaaaaaaaagataaatatgcTCCTATGCTCACTGTACGATTAGAGTTATatggcaaaaagtgaaaatattGATGATCCCAAGATAAGCACTGGGTCCAGACAGGTGTTGGCCTTGCAAGTGTGTCAACTGGGTTATCCTTTCTTGACTAGAAAATGTAGCTACTTTAGGGTGGACTGATGTCGAACAGTttgtataatctccacagaaaagTATTGTCAATAAAATGTCATTCTTTGCATGTGAGCCTAAGATCAacatgcccaatgccaaacaTTGGCAAACATCTACCCTCCCCCTCAAACACTGGACTGTGAAGCAGTGTCACTGTGTCCGCAGGAGTGATGGAGCTTTGAGATGAGCTCAATTGTCAGAACTAGTCATTTAatatcagtgtctgacctcactaaatttaatgtggctgaatgcaaagaaatcctcacagcaatgttccaaaatccaTGAAGAAGCTTTTCCCCGGAAATATGAGGTCATTTCTGGAATGTGTGGGGAGGGGGGCAATTATTTAAGAAACTCTGAATGTAATGACTCTTGCTGTCTTTAAAATATGCACCAGCATAATGTTAACCAACAACAGTTACCATTTACCTTTAATCTCTCCCACCTATCATCAAGAGAAAAAGCTCAGATAGCTCATAGATACTCCCTGACACCATGTTTTACTTGCAAATAGATCGCTGTGTGGAAGTGTAACAGCAATTTCAGATTTGCTGTCTTTAG
Coding sequences within it:
- the acot9.1 gene encoding acyl-CoA thioesterase 9, tandem duplicate 1 isoform X1, whose protein sequence is MLSHRVLKRATSLTSRAFSVGPVCLQGKAPDMAEGNSHLLVTNVRNRLRQIVGASTNWKDHQQAMADRASLSAHLASSQSELPAKRMKDSEIEVHLPLGTQPSLREKYLNYHNSVRFGRILEDLDSLAVLICYSHTWNKELARSPLSIVTALVDKIDMRKNIIYPDCDIKFTGHVTWVGKSSIEAKMHMTQFHDGAYSPVLDATFVMVARDPENKRAAFVNPLQLEGPEEEKIFQQGELNKKRRVDLSTASLLKVAPTADERKIIHSMFLNTLDTKTVSFRSRILPPNSVWMEDAKMKGLEICHPQERNIFNRIFGGFLMRKAYELGWANACAFAGCRPSLVAVDDILFQRPVEIGSLLLLSSQVCYTEGEYVQVRVHTEVLDPLTRQHSTTNVFHFTFRVEKAVPAVVPQSYGESMLYLDGKRHFNETVKGQ
- the acot9.1 gene encoding acyl-CoA thioesterase 9, tandem duplicate 1 isoform X2; the protein is MLSHRVLKRATSLTSRAFSVGPVCLQGKAPDMAEVRNRLRQIVGASTNWKDHQQAMADRASLSAHLASSQSELPAKRMKDSEIEVHLPLGTQPSLREKYLNYHNSVRFGRILEDLDSLAVLICYSHTWNKELARSPLSIVTALVDKIDMRKNIIYPDCDIKFTGHVTWVGKSSIEAKMHMTQFHDGAYSPVLDATFVMVARDPENKRAAFVNPLQLEGPEEEKIFQQGELNKKRRVDLSTASLLKVAPTADERKIIHSMFLNTLDTKTVSFRSRILPPNSVWMEDAKMKGLEICHPQERNIFNRIFGGFLMRKAYELGWANACAFAGCRPSLVAVDDILFQRPVEIGSLLLLSSQVCYTEGEYVQVRVHTEVLDPLTRQHSTTNVFHFTFRVEKAVPAVVPQSYGESMLYLDGKRHFNETVKGQ